One stretch of Methylococcus capsulatus DNA includes these proteins:
- the epmA gene encoding EF-P lysine aminoacylase EpmA, with translation MSNRAPSDWRPSCPPAMLHRRAELLRKIRQFFAEREVLEVETPLLSHGTVTDPHLSVFSVCGSGDGSSRLFLQTSPEFAMKRLLAAGSGSIYQICKAFRKDESGRFHNPEFTLLEWYRVGFGLAELIEETDALLQVLSENVRPLAPSEHLSYRESFLRHAGIDPLDAGFADFVGCAASHGLQEAEAICGTDRSIWLDLLFSHLVQPHLGQGRFTFVRDFPAILPSLARFKPDDKRLVERVEVFLDGMELGNGFFELNDPLEQECRFDRDIAARIDAGLPAPEKDYRLLDALKAGLPDCAGIALGIDRLLLGLHRLDAIADTLAFPLAKA, from the coding sequence GTGTCAAATAGGGCGCCTTCCGACTGGCGTCCGTCCTGCCCGCCGGCCATGCTGCACCGGCGGGCGGAGCTTCTTCGGAAAATCCGACAGTTCTTCGCCGAACGGGAGGTGCTGGAAGTCGAGACCCCCCTCCTCTCGCACGGTACTGTGACCGATCCGCACCTGAGCGTTTTTTCCGTCTGTGGAAGCGGCGACGGTTCGTCACGGCTGTTCCTGCAGACCTCGCCGGAATTCGCGATGAAGCGGCTGCTGGCCGCCGGCAGCGGCTCGATCTATCAGATATGCAAAGCCTTCCGCAAAGATGAATCCGGCCGCTTCCACAACCCCGAGTTCACTCTCCTGGAGTGGTACAGGGTCGGTTTTGGCCTCGCTGAATTGATCGAAGAAACCGATGCGCTGTTGCAGGTACTGAGCGAAAACGTCCGTCCGCTGGCCCCCTCCGAACACCTGAGCTACCGCGAGTCCTTTCTGAGACATGCCGGCATCGATCCACTCGACGCCGGGTTTGCCGATTTCGTCGGCTGCGCTGCGAGCCACGGCCTGCAGGAAGCCGAAGCAATCTGCGGAACGGACCGTTCGATCTGGCTCGACCTGCTGTTCAGCCACCTCGTCCAGCCCCATCTGGGGCAGGGACGTTTCACGTTCGTACGCGATTTTCCCGCGATCCTGCCGTCCCTGGCCCGGTTCAAACCGGACGATAAGCGGCTGGTGGAACGGGTGGAGGTATTCCTGGACGGGATGGAGCTGGGCAATGGCTTTTTCGAACTCAACGATCCGCTGGAGCAGGAATGCCGCTTCGACCGGGACATCGCGGCCCGCATCGACGCCGGCCTTCCCGCTCCGGAAAAGGACTACCGCCTCCTGGATGCTCTGAAAGCCGGTCTGCCCGATTGCGCCGGTATCGCCCTCGGCATCGACCGGCTGCTGCTCGGTCTCCACCGGCTGGACGCGATCGCCGATACCCTGGCCTTCCCTTTGGCCAAAGCCTGA
- the efp gene encoding elongation factor P, which produces MAIVSTSEFKNGLKVMLDGDPCTMLESEFVKPGKGQAFNRVKLRNLKTGRVVERTFKSGETLETADVVDVEMQYLYNDGELWHFMVPESFEQYAADQNAVADAKKWLKEQDICILTLFNNVPLAVQPPNFVELTITETDPGVRGDTSGGGGKPATLETGAVVRVPLFVQTGEVIKVDTRTGEYVSRVK; this is translated from the coding sequence ATGGCTATTGTTAGCACGAGTGAGTTCAAGAACGGTTTGAAAGTGATGCTGGATGGTGATCCCTGCACGATGCTCGAAAGCGAGTTCGTCAAGCCGGGCAAGGGCCAGGCCTTCAACCGGGTCAAATTGCGCAACCTCAAGACCGGCCGGGTGGTGGAACGGACATTCAAGTCCGGCGAGACCCTGGAAACCGCGGACGTGGTCGACGTGGAGATGCAGTATCTCTACAACGACGGCGAGCTCTGGCATTTCATGGTACCGGAGTCCTTCGAGCAGTACGCCGCCGATCAGAATGCCGTAGCCGACGCCAAGAAGTGGCTGAAGGAACAGGACATCTGCATCCTGACCCTGTTCAACAATGTCCCGCTGGCGGTTCAGCCGCCCAATTTCGTGGAACTCACCATTACCGAAACCGACCCCGGCGTGCGCGGCGACACCTCCGGCGGTGGCGGTAAACCTGCCACACTGGAAACCGGCGCCGTAGTCCGGGTACCGTTGTTCGTCCAGACCGGTGAGGTCATCAAAGTGGACACCCGCACAGGGGAATACGTCTCTCGTGTCAAATAG
- the pnp gene encoding polyribonucleotide nucleotidyltransferase, translated as MNPIRKQFQYGAHTVSFETGEIARQADAAVMVDMAGTVVLVTVVGRKDASPHGDFFPLTVNYQEKAYAAGRIPGGFFKREGRPSEKETLTARLIDRPIRPLFPDGFTHEVQVVATVMSLNPEVDPDIPSMLGASAALTLSGLPFKGPIGAARVGFVNGAYVLNPDGSVMEGSELDLVVAGTANAVLMVESEAKILPEEVMLGAVVFGHEQMQTAIRAINELAEEVGVTPWPWEPPTVDTALVAAVDELARAGLSEGYSIADKQLRQQKLKEVRKAVTDALTAEGAHDENAVKRQIEKLEEEIVRGNILHHGKRIDGRDLSTVRPITIRTGVLPRTHGSALFTRGETQALVVATLGTGRDAQLIDALEGEYKENFMLHYNFPPYCVGETGAIGSPKRREIGHGRLAKRGVQAIMPTMDEFPYVIRIVSEITESNGSSSMASVCGSSLALMDAGVPTKGAVAGIAMGLILEGEEFAVLSDIMGDEDHLGDMDFKVAGTRDGVTALQMDIKIDGITPEIMRQALHQAREGRMHILDKMAQALPAPRSEMSDYAPRITSFTIDPSKIREVIGKGGATIRAITEETGTSIDITDDGVVKIASVDKQAGLEARRRIEDITAEVEVGKVYEGKVARLMDFGAFVTILPGKDGLVHISQISDEHVEKVSDKLAEGDVVKVKVLEIDRQGRVRLSMKAVD; from the coding sequence GTGAACCCGATCCGGAAGCAATTTCAGTACGGCGCTCATACCGTTTCGTTCGAAACCGGCGAGATCGCCCGTCAGGCCGATGCCGCGGTCATGGTGGACATGGCGGGCACCGTGGTGCTGGTTACCGTGGTGGGGCGCAAGGACGCCTCCCCGCACGGCGATTTCTTCCCCCTTACCGTCAATTACCAGGAAAAGGCCTACGCTGCCGGACGCATTCCGGGCGGATTCTTCAAGCGAGAGGGACGTCCCAGCGAAAAAGAAACACTGACCGCACGCCTGATCGACCGGCCCATCCGGCCGTTGTTCCCGGACGGCTTTACCCACGAAGTCCAGGTCGTCGCCACCGTCATGTCGCTGAATCCGGAAGTCGACCCCGACATCCCGTCGATGCTGGGCGCGTCGGCAGCGTTGACGCTGTCGGGCCTGCCTTTCAAAGGTCCGATCGGCGCCGCCCGGGTGGGATTCGTGAATGGCGCCTACGTCCTGAATCCGGACGGCTCGGTCATGGAAGGATCGGAGCTCGACCTGGTGGTCGCGGGAACCGCCAATGCGGTGCTCATGGTCGAATCGGAGGCGAAGATCCTGCCCGAGGAAGTGATGCTGGGGGCGGTCGTGTTCGGCCATGAACAGATGCAGACAGCCATCCGCGCCATCAACGAGCTGGCGGAAGAAGTCGGCGTGACACCCTGGCCGTGGGAACCGCCAACCGTCGACACGGCCCTGGTCGCCGCAGTCGACGAACTAGCCCGGGCGGGACTGAGCGAAGGCTACAGCATCGCCGACAAGCAGCTCCGCCAGCAGAAGCTCAAAGAAGTTCGGAAGGCGGTGACCGATGCCCTGACCGCCGAAGGCGCTCACGATGAAAACGCGGTCAAGCGGCAGATCGAGAAACTGGAAGAAGAAATCGTCCGGGGCAACATCCTCCACCACGGAAAACGGATCGACGGGCGTGACCTTTCCACGGTGCGCCCCATCACGATCCGCACCGGCGTGCTGCCCCGTACCCACGGCTCCGCCTTATTCACCCGCGGCGAAACCCAGGCGCTGGTAGTCGCAACGCTAGGCACGGGCCGCGACGCGCAGCTCATCGACGCGCTGGAAGGCGAGTACAAAGAAAATTTCATGCTGCACTACAACTTCCCCCCCTATTGTGTGGGGGAAACCGGCGCCATCGGCTCGCCCAAACGGCGCGAGATCGGCCATGGACGCCTGGCCAAGCGCGGCGTGCAGGCGATCATGCCAACGATGGACGAGTTCCCCTACGTCATCCGCATCGTCTCGGAGATCACCGAATCCAACGGCTCCAGCTCCATGGCTTCGGTCTGCGGAAGCAGCCTGGCATTGATGGATGCGGGCGTGCCGACCAAAGGCGCCGTGGCCGGCATCGCCATGGGACTGATCCTCGAGGGCGAAGAATTTGCCGTGCTGTCCGACATCATGGGCGACGAGGACCACCTGGGCGACATGGACTTCAAGGTCGCCGGCACCCGCGACGGCGTCACCGCGCTGCAGATGGACATCAAGATCGATGGCATCACGCCGGAAATCATGCGCCAGGCGCTGCATCAAGCCCGCGAGGGACGGATGCATATCCTGGACAAAATGGCACAGGCGCTGCCGGCGCCGCGCAGCGAAATGTCCGATTACGCGCCGCGCATCACCAGCTTCACCATCGATCCCAGCAAGATCCGGGAAGTGATCGGCAAGGGCGGTGCGACCATCCGCGCCATCACTGAAGAAACCGGCACCAGCATCGACATCACCGACGACGGCGTCGTCAAGATCGCCTCGGTCGACAAGCAGGCCGGTCTGGAAGCCCGCCGCCGCATCGAGGACATCACGGCGGAGGTCGAGGTCGGCAAGGTCTACGAGGGCAAGGTCGCGCGGTTGATGGACT
- the rpsO gene encoding 30S ribosomal protein S15, producing the protein MAFTAAEKSAIVQEFQRAPGDTGSPEVQVALLTNRINYLTPHFVKHKKDFHSRRGLLRLVNQRRKLLDYLKSTDNERYRTLIERLGLRK; encoded by the coding sequence ATGGCTTTCACAGCAGCAGAAAAAAGCGCCATCGTACAGGAATTCCAGCGGGCCCCCGGCGATACCGGCTCCCCCGAGGTCCAGGTGGCCCTGCTGACCAACCGCATCAACTATCTGACCCCTCATTTCGTCAAGCACAAAAAGGACTTTCATTCCCGCCGCGGTCTGCTCCGTCTGGTCAACCAGCGCCGCAAGCTGCTGGACTATCTGAAGAGCACGGACAACGAACGCTACCGCACGCTCATCGAGCGGCTGGGTCTCCGCAAATAA
- the infB gene encoding translation initiation factor IF-2 has product MSDVTVRQLAGIVGIPLDRLLHQLGDAGLQISDADDVLSDAEKMKLLNHLRQSHGKVQESVTEPKRVTLQRRSVTELKQGTVPGKGAKTISVEVRKKRTYVKRSELPETSERLTEAELARRALEEQQQRELAEQEARRQQEELLRQQAAEEERRRQEEAARAAEELKRQEEEERRTTSERETPAPMPAPAPTPSAPQRAPEARPAAPRPPAGKPKGEAPRAYVPEREVEARGEKRGAGLSRKDEYREIQGDDFRKGGGKRKKPKSGRPMVMPEQKHGFEKPTAPIVHEVAVPESITVSDLAQRMSVKGIEVIKALMKMGVMATINQMLDQETAILVVEEMGHKATAQKEDDLEAEIMANLAAEAEAPHLPRPPVVTIMGHVDHGKTSLLDYIRKSRVAAGEAGGITQHIGAYQVKTDHGSITFLDTPGHAAFTAMRARGAKVTDIVVLVVAADDGVMPQTKEAIDHSRAAGVPLVVALNKMDKADADPDRVKQELVGLNVVPEEWGGDVQFVPVSAKTGAGIDALLDAILVQAEVLELKAPVDIPATGVVLESKLEKGRGPVADILIQRGTLRKGDFLLCGKEIGRVRAMFNENGKPLKEAGPSTPIEVLGLSGAPEAGDEFIVVADERKAREIALHREEKLRSTKLAAQQAAKLEDVFSLMGSEETIDLNLVIKADVQGSLEALRSALTELSTDKVKVRVIGGGVGGISETDANLALASNAILIGFNVRADASARKLIEERGIDLHYYSVIYNAIDEVKKSISGMLEPEFKEQIIGIAQVREVFRSSKFGTVAGCLVVEGHVRRNLPIRVLRDNVVIFEGQLESLRRFKDDVNEVKSGMECGIAVRNYNDVREGDQIEVFEKVQITPH; this is encoded by the coding sequence ATGAGTGATGTAACAGTGAGACAACTGGCCGGGATCGTGGGCATTCCCCTCGATCGGCTGCTCCATCAGCTCGGAGACGCTGGCCTTCAGATCTCTGACGCGGACGATGTGTTGAGCGATGCCGAAAAAATGAAGCTGCTCAATCATCTGCGCCAAAGTCATGGCAAAGTGCAGGAAAGTGTGACCGAACCCAAAAGGGTCACGCTCCAGCGGCGCTCCGTCACCGAGCTGAAACAGGGCACGGTACCGGGCAAGGGGGCGAAAACGATCAGCGTGGAAGTGCGCAAGAAGCGCACTTACGTCAAGCGCAGCGAACTGCCCGAAACCAGCGAACGGCTTACCGAAGCCGAACTGGCCCGACGGGCACTGGAGGAACAGCAGCAGCGCGAACTGGCCGAGCAGGAAGCACGCCGGCAGCAGGAAGAACTGCTCCGCCAGCAGGCGGCCGAAGAAGAGCGCCGCAGGCAGGAAGAAGCCGCCCGCGCGGCCGAAGAGCTTAAGCGCCAGGAAGAGGAAGAGCGCCGAACCACAAGCGAGCGTGAAACCCCTGCGCCCATGCCCGCACCGGCCCCCACTCCTTCGGCCCCTCAGCGGGCGCCGGAAGCCCGTCCTGCGGCGCCGCGGCCACCCGCAGGCAAACCCAAGGGCGAAGCCCCTCGCGCCTATGTCCCCGAACGCGAAGTGGAAGCGCGTGGTGAGAAGCGGGGCGCGGGTTTGAGCCGAAAAGACGAATACCGGGAAATCCAGGGTGACGATTTCCGCAAAGGCGGCGGAAAACGCAAAAAACCCAAGTCCGGCAGGCCGATGGTCATGCCGGAGCAGAAGCACGGTTTCGAGAAACCGACCGCCCCTATCGTTCACGAAGTCGCGGTTCCCGAGTCCATCACGGTCTCGGATTTGGCCCAGCGTATGTCGGTCAAGGGCATCGAAGTCATCAAGGCCCTGATGAAAATGGGCGTGATGGCGACCATCAACCAGATGCTGGACCAGGAAACGGCCATTCTGGTGGTCGAGGAAATGGGCCACAAGGCTACCGCGCAAAAGGAGGACGACCTGGAAGCAGAAATCATGGCCAATCTCGCCGCCGAGGCCGAAGCCCCGCATCTGCCGCGTCCGCCGGTGGTCACCATCATGGGCCATGTCGACCACGGCAAGACCTCACTGCTGGACTATATCCGCAAATCGCGGGTCGCCGCTGGCGAAGCCGGTGGCATTACTCAGCACATCGGCGCTTACCAGGTCAAGACCGACCACGGCTCCATCACCTTCCTCGACACGCCCGGCCATGCCGCGTTCACCGCGATGCGGGCCCGCGGCGCCAAAGTCACCGACATCGTGGTGCTGGTGGTCGCAGCCGATGACGGCGTGATGCCACAGACCAAGGAAGCCATCGACCACTCCCGCGCCGCCGGCGTACCTCTGGTCGTCGCCCTGAACAAAATGGACAAGGCCGACGCCGATCCCGACCGGGTCAAGCAGGAGTTGGTAGGACTCAACGTGGTGCCCGAAGAATGGGGCGGCGACGTGCAATTCGTTCCGGTATCGGCCAAAACCGGCGCCGGCATCGATGCGTTGCTCGATGCCATCCTGGTCCAGGCTGAGGTGCTGGAACTCAAGGCGCCCGTGGACATTCCGGCCACCGGTGTGGTTCTGGAATCGAAGCTGGAAAAAGGGCGCGGCCCAGTGGCCGACATCCTGATCCAGCGCGGCACCTTGCGCAAAGGCGATTTTCTGCTCTGTGGCAAAGAAATCGGCCGCGTCCGCGCCATGTTCAACGAAAACGGCAAACCACTGAAGGAAGCCGGGCCCTCGACGCCCATCGAAGTGCTGGGGCTCTCGGGTGCACCGGAAGCGGGCGATGAATTCATCGTGGTGGCCGACGAACGCAAGGCGCGCGAAATCGCCTTGCACCGCGAGGAAAAACTGCGCTCCACCAAGCTGGCCGCGCAACAGGCCGCCAAGCTGGAGGACGTGTTTTCGCTCATGGGCAGCGAAGAAACCATCGACCTCAACCTGGTCATCAAGGCCGACGTCCAAGGCAGCCTCGAAGCACTGCGCAGCGCCCTGACCGAGTTGTCTACCGACAAGGTGAAGGTGAGGGTCATCGGCGGCGGCGTCGGCGGCATCTCCGAAACCGACGCCAACCTGGCGTTGGCCTCCAACGCGATCCTGATCGGCTTCAACGTGCGCGCCGACGCCAGCGCCCGCAAGCTGATCGAGGAACGGGGCATCGATTTGCACTACTACAGCGTGATCTACAACGCCATCGACGAGGTCAAGAAGTCGATCAGCGGCATGCTGGAACCCGAGTTCAAGGAGCAGATCATCGGCATCGCCCAGGTCAGAGAGGTCTTCCGTTCATCCAAGTTTGGCACCGTCGCCGGCTGTCTGGTCGTGGAGGGCCACGTCCGCCGCAACCTGCCGATCCGCGTGCTCCGCGACAACGTGGTCATCTTCGAAGGCCAGCTCGAATCCCTGCGCCGCTTCAAGGACGACGTCAACGAGGTCAAGTCCGGCATGGAGTGCGGTATCGCGGTCAGAAACTACAACGACGTCCGCGAAGGCGACCAGATCGAGGTGTTCGAAAAGGTCCAGATCACGCCCCACTGA
- the rbfA gene encoding 30S ribosome-binding factor RbfA, whose amino-acid sequence MPREFSRSDRVSAQMQREIAEFLRTGIDAPELGMVTVSDVEVSRDLTVAKVFVTFLGGRLETKAAVKRLGEFIPQLRQVLGRRMRMRIIPEIRFAYDDSIERGMHMDEVLRSLNKGDA is encoded by the coding sequence ATGCCTAGAGAATTCAGCCGCAGCGATCGGGTCTCCGCCCAGATGCAGCGGGAAATCGCCGAGTTCCTGCGCACCGGCATCGATGCGCCGGAGCTCGGCATGGTTACCGTCAGCGACGTCGAGGTCAGCCGCGACCTCACCGTGGCTAAGGTATTCGTGACTTTTCTCGGCGGCCGACTGGAGACCAAAGCGGCTGTAAAGCGGCTGGGCGAGTTCATCCCTCAGCTCCGACAGGTGCTGGGGCGGCGGATGCGGATGCGCATCATCCCGGAAATCCGTTTCGCTTATGACGACTCCATCGAGCGCGGGATGCACATGGACGAAGTGTTGCGATCTCTGAACAAGGGCGATGCCTAA
- the nusA gene encoding transcription termination factor NusA: MANKEILLVVDVVSNEKDIEKEVIFSAIEEALRTATIKRHDGRYDVRVSIDRKTGDYETFRRWKVVEPREEFEGGVEFPDKEILLEEARKTHPGIAVGEFVEEPFDSIEFGRIAAQTAKQVIVQKVREAERRKIADAYQSRVGELVTGVIKRIERGNVFLDLGGNVEAFIPRDEMIPRESVRAGDRLRGILSAVRPDARGPQLFVSRTAPELLIALFRLEVPEVSENLIEIKGAARDPGVRAKVAVKSNDPRLDPIGACVGMRGSRVQAVSNELAGERIDIILWNENDAQFVVNAMSPAEIVSIVVDEDRHSMDIAVADENLSQAIGRGGQNVRLASELTGWTLNVMSSTQAAAKTEEETRRLIQTFVEQLGVDEDVAEILVREGFSSVEELAYVPTKELLEIEEFDEDIVEELRNRARDALLIKAIASEEKLEDVEPSQDLLELEGMNRELAYRLARHGIRTLEDLADQAVPDLLDIEDMEEEKAAELIMKARASWFS, from the coding sequence ATGGCGAATAAAGAAATCCTGCTGGTAGTGGACGTGGTGTCGAACGAAAAGGACATCGAAAAAGAAGTCATTTTTTCCGCGATCGAAGAGGCGCTCCGCACCGCGACGATCAAGCGGCACGACGGCAGGTATGATGTGCGTGTGAGTATCGACCGCAAGACCGGCGACTACGAAACCTTCCGCCGCTGGAAAGTGGTGGAGCCCCGCGAGGAATTCGAAGGTGGCGTCGAATTCCCGGATAAAGAGATATTGCTCGAAGAAGCGCGCAAAACCCACCCCGGCATTGCCGTCGGCGAATTCGTGGAAGAACCGTTCGACTCCATCGAGTTCGGCCGGATCGCCGCCCAGACGGCCAAGCAAGTGATCGTGCAGAAAGTGCGCGAGGCCGAACGGCGTAAGATCGCGGATGCCTATCAGAGCCGCGTCGGTGAGCTGGTCACGGGTGTCATCAAGCGCATCGAACGGGGCAATGTCTTTCTCGACCTCGGCGGCAACGTGGAAGCCTTCATCCCGCGCGACGAAATGATTCCGCGCGAGTCCGTCCGGGCCGGCGACCGCCTGCGCGGCATCCTGAGCGCGGTCCGGCCCGACGCCAGGGGCCCGCAGCTTTTCGTCAGCCGCACGGCGCCGGAACTCCTGATCGCCTTGTTCCGGCTGGAAGTCCCGGAAGTCAGCGAAAATCTCATCGAAATCAAGGGGGCAGCGCGCGACCCCGGCGTCCGTGCCAAAGTGGCCGTCAAGAGCAACGATCCCCGCCTCGACCCGATCGGCGCCTGCGTCGGCATGCGCGGTTCGCGGGTCCAGGCCGTGTCCAACGAACTGGCGGGAGAACGCATCGACATCATCCTGTGGAACGAAAATGACGCCCAGTTCGTGGTCAACGCCATGTCGCCGGCCGAGATCGTATCCATCGTCGTGGACGAAGACCGTCACAGCATGGACATCGCCGTCGCCGACGAAAACCTGTCGCAAGCCATCGGACGCGGCGGCCAGAACGTACGCCTGGCGTCCGAACTCACCGGCTGGACCTTGAACGTCATGAGCTCCACCCAGGCCGCCGCCAAGACTGAGGAAGAAACCCGTCGCCTGATCCAGACTTTCGTCGAGCAGCTCGGCGTGGACGAAGACGTCGCGGAAATCCTCGTCCGGGAAGGCTTCTCCAGTGTGGAAGAACTGGCCTACGTGCCGACCAAGGAATTGCTCGAAATCGAGGAATTCGACGAGGATATCGTGGAAGAATTGCGCAATCGTGCAAGGGACGCACTGCTCATCAAAGCCATCGCCTCCGAGGAGAAGCTCGAGGACGTCGAGCCCAGCCAGGATCTTCTGGAACTCGAAGGTATGAACCGCGAACTGGCCTACCGCCTCGCGCGCCACGGCATTCGCACGCTGGAAGACCTGGCCGACCAGGCCGTCCCGGATCTTTTGGACATCGAAGACATGGAAGAGGAAAAGGCCGCTGAACTCATCATGAAGGCGCGCGCCTCGTGGTTTTCCTGA
- the rimP gene encoding ribosome maturation factor RimP, with amino-acid sequence MRMPEHLQRLIEPVVTGLGYELAGIEFDARARVLRVYIDHSEGIGLDDCSKVSYQLSGMLDVEDPIPGQYQLEISSPGLDRPLFTIEHFERFIGRQVRLQTMRSLDGQRRFKGKIAGVRGDVIDLEDDNGLHAIPFDLIDKARLIPEFDI; translated from the coding sequence ATGCGGATGCCCGAACACCTGCAGCGACTGATCGAGCCCGTCGTTACCGGCCTGGGTTATGAACTGGCGGGAATTGAATTCGACGCCCGTGCCAGAGTTCTGCGCGTCTACATCGACCACTCCGAGGGAATAGGTCTGGACGACTGCTCGAAGGTCAGCTACCAGCTCAGCGGTATGCTGGATGTGGAAGATCCCATCCCCGGCCAGTACCAGCTGGAAATATCATCGCCCGGACTCGACCGGCCGCTGTTTACCATCGAGCATTTCGAACGCTTCATCGGCCGTCAGGTGCGGCTGCAAACGATGCGATCCCTGGATGGTCAGCGGCGGTTCAAGGGCAAGATCGCGGGCGTCCGAGGGGATGTGATCGACCTCGAGGACGACAACGGCCTGCATGCCATCCCTTTCGACCTGATCGACAAGGCCCGGCTCATACCCGAATTTGATATCTGA
- the truB gene encoding tRNA pseudouridine(55) synthase TruB — protein MRSSSAATLSGVLLLDKNSGMTSNSALQRARKLLGLRKAGHTGSLDPLASGILPLCFNEATKLSGYLLDSDKRYRALARLGITTDTGDADGEILSRSPVPVLDEPALLALLAKFTGPILQVPPMFSALKHQGKRLYELARKGVEVERQARPVTIFRIELAARGADYLELDVHCSKGTYVRTLVEDIGHALGCGAHVEVLRRTAVAGFSVAQAVTLEQLEAMAPAARLDCLRPMDSMVPHWPAVSLDADRARLFLHGQAVSGIDVPVGELLRVYSRGQVFLGIGRSDGKGGIAPQRVINPCGCEAEPRSA, from the coding sequence ATGAGGTCCTCTTCGGCAGCTACGCTGTCCGGGGTCCTGCTGCTCGACAAGAACAGCGGCATGACATCGAACAGCGCCTTGCAGCGGGCCCGAAAACTGCTCGGCCTGCGTAAGGCTGGCCATACCGGCAGCCTGGATCCCCTTGCCAGCGGCATCCTGCCGCTCTGCTTCAACGAGGCCACCAAGCTTTCCGGCTACCTGCTGGATTCCGACAAGCGCTACCGCGCCTTGGCCCGGCTCGGCATCACCACCGATACCGGCGATGCCGACGGCGAAATCCTGTCGCGGTCGCCCGTACCTGTGCTCGATGAACCGGCCCTCCTCGCCCTGCTGGCAAAATTCACCGGCCCCATCCTTCAAGTGCCGCCGATGTTTTCGGCCTTGAAGCATCAAGGAAAGCGGCTCTACGAACTGGCGCGCAAGGGGGTGGAAGTCGAACGGCAGGCGCGCCCGGTGACGATCTTCCGCATCGAACTGGCGGCAAGGGGGGCGGATTATCTGGAACTGGACGTCCACTGCTCCAAGGGCACTTATGTCCGAACCCTGGTGGAGGATATCGGCCATGCGCTTGGCTGCGGGGCTCATGTCGAAGTGTTGCGGCGCACCGCCGTCGCCGGATTTTCCGTCGCTCAGGCCGTCACCCTGGAGCAGTTGGAGGCCATGGCACCGGCGGCCCGGCTCGATTGCCTGCGGCCGATGGACTCGATGGTGCCGCACTGGCCGGCGGTGTCGCTCGATGCCGACCGGGCCCGGCTGTTCCTGCACGGGCAGGCCGTCAGCGGGATCGATGTCCCGGTTGGCGAGCTGCTCCGGGTGTATTCCCGCGGACAGGTGTTTCTCGGCATAGGCCGCAGCGACGGCAAAGGAGGAATCGCCCCCCAGCGGGTGATCAATCCTTGCGGCTGCGAAGCAGAGCCCAGGTCCGCCTGA
- a CDS encoding UDP-2,3-diacylglucosamine diphosphatase: MRPETLFIADLHLSAGGAGRVRLFEDFLAGHARGAEALYILGDLFDAYIGDDDTAFPAGVVRRSLRALTHSGTRVFFQQGNRDFLVGPAFAATTGATLLDDYAVIDLYGQKAVVTHGDLLCTDDRKYQQARARVRTDAWKRHALGKPLWIRRLYARGYRLRSALDKRGNAPDIMDVNAAEVARVFRDFGVDVMIHGHTHRPADHDLVCGRPVRRIVLAEWHSEGEFLRWTPEGGERVRISP; the protein is encoded by the coding sequence TTGAGACCGGAGACGCTGTTCATTGCCGACCTGCACCTGAGCGCGGGAGGGGCTGGCCGGGTCCGGCTGTTCGAGGATTTCCTCGCCGGCCATGCCCGTGGCGCCGAGGCTTTGTACATACTCGGCGATCTGTTCGACGCTTATATCGGCGACGACGATACCGCTTTTCCCGCCGGAGTGGTGCGGCGAAGTCTCCGGGCGCTGACGCACTCCGGCACCCGGGTGTTTTTCCAGCAGGGCAACCGCGATTTCCTGGTCGGCCCGGCGTTCGCCGCGACCACCGGGGCAACCCTGCTCGACGACTATGCGGTCATCGACCTGTACGGGCAGAAGGCCGTGGTCACGCATGGCGATCTGCTGTGCACGGACGATCGCAAATATCAGCAGGCCAGGGCGCGGGTCCGCACCGATGCCTGGAAGCGCCACGCCCTGGGCAAACCGCTATGGATACGCAGACTTTACGCACGCGGGTACCGCTTGCGTTCCGCGCTGGACAAGCGCGGCAACGCGCCGGACATCATGGACGTCAACGCGGCCGAGGTGGCGCGGGTGTTCCGGGATTTCGGCGTGGACGTCATGATCCACGGCCACACCCACCGCCCGGCGGATCACGACCTGGTCTGCGGTCGTCCGGTCCGTCGGATCGTACTGGCGGAGTGGCACAGCGAAGGTGAATTCCTGCGCTGGACGCCAGAAGGGGGGGAGCGGGTACGGATTTCCCCGTAA